In Oryzias latipes chromosome 6, ASM223467v1, the sequence TTACtataattcattttttgtgtcttCCTCTCATCAGAGTGTGCTGCCATTCTTTGTTGCCACAAAAATGACTCGCATCAGGAAGCCAACTCTGGATAAACCCACTCCAGAGCGCTATGTGGCTGCAGAACTCACCACTGTGGGTCTGCAGAACCAGACCAATGGCTACTTCCCCCATGCCGTCATGGTAAGAAAGCAAAGAGCCTGGAAAAAACACACGTCTCTGTAAAAGGAATTCACCTTCATGTTTAGTGCATATAATGGATCTCATGGTAAAGCTAGACAAAGTctccagtttattttttttctaaacttttaacCACCTTTATTATGTCAGAGTAGAAACTCCACTATTCCAGTTTAAATatcatttgaaaatatttttaaaatttgacttgctgttttttttcttttttttgtggagaatAGAAATTCCCAGAAGTTTGTAATTTATTGACGGTGTATTGATCCAAGTGAATCTGTGCGTTTTTCAGGGCTGGGTGACCACCAAGCTGGTGCCCACCAGCATCGTCATCTTTCTGGGAGCCAGCATGAACCGCGTACAGCGCTCAGGGTACCTGCACAGGAGGAAGCTGCGAGAGATGAAGAACGGTGCAAGTCTGAAGAGTGAATAGTGAAATCTTAGACAACCATGCTGGCAGCCCCTCTGTTATGACCTGCAAGATTCTTTACCAAAGATGGGAGGATTTAGGATTTGTCTTCCAGGGCtcatttaaccctttttttttttgccttctaAGAAAAGCACACATGAAGGCTTGTGTGTTGGCTCTGTGATTAATGTTGTATCTTTATGCTGAAAACTAGCTGGGAGAAAAAACCAAGAGGAAGAATAGGAAGTAAGATGATGAAACctttaatatattatttttctttgtcactGACACTTGTGGTGGAAAAATACAGCAACGCGCAGAGGCTTTGCTAACCCTGCTGTTGTAAGCAGTGGAAGAAGGTGATGGGtatctggtttttttttatgtataaatttatttattttatatttgtatgAACACATCTGCCAACCCAGACCTTCAAAAGCAATGTAGAACTTAGTTCTGTTTACAAATCAGACATTTAAAGACGGCAGTATCTGCTTTATAATAATTGAAACTTACATTTGTTGCGAAAAGCTTGCCGGCTCTTTacctatatttttttcttcttctctcaaACTTGTTTGTTTGCTATCTATTTAAAATATCTCCTTGTGGTTGACTGGGGTTAccttgatttctttctttttttttatgttttgaatgCCAAGGTTGATCAGTTTCTTCAtgtttcttgtggctttttctaCTGAAAATGGTCAGTTTCAGTGAGAGGGTAATTTGTAATTGCATTAATAATTTTATCAGCTGTCCAAGTATTTGCTGTACAATATTTCCTCAAGGATATCACACTCTGTTTTTGAGCAGCAAGGTTTTTACTTCTTCTGCCATGGTTTCTACTTTACCATATAGTTGCTGCTCAAAGGGGTTTAAATAAACTGGGAACCCCTACTTTTTATACCCCATATGATGTGGTCTGACCTGTGCCTTAACCAAATAACCTTGTGAATGTTTTCTGTGGATTTTaatgattgaaaataaatgacaatttCTTAAGAATTTCTCTGTTTAAAATGCATTGTTTACATTTGTTCTGCAATTCTAATGgctaattgttttgtttgttaataaaaatTTTGGCACAAATCTtgctgttttagtttttctttctttgtcccTTAAAGTTGTGTATGATgtattgatgtaaaaaaaaactacttgcAGTTTCattttagctctttttttttttttcctttagcaaAACAAACTAGGAATAAACAATCTTCAGCATAATGCAGACCCAAAGGAAGTTTGTTCAGCTTTTGGCTTAATGCAAATGGAAGGGCCAAAAGTAAATGGCCacataaaagtatttaaatacagatgtaaatgtaaatgcGTGCATCTGCCCACCTAGAAACAAACGGCGCCCCCACACAAATGCAGATATAGTTTTAGAAAGCAGAACAGTGTGGATAATGAGTCTGTGTGAAGTATGGCGTTCCTGTCCCTCCGTCTAGGAAGAGGCATGCACAATTTGTGTTCTGGCTGGTGGGGTCCTCAGTACTTGAAGTTGGTTGTTGTACACAGAGTCCAGATGTAGGAGAGTTCTTCCCACAATCCCCTATGCAGTTTTCAACTCCCAGGCCATGTTCTTCTTGCTTTGTTTGGTGGAGCTCTAATACCTCACTGTTGCATTCAAACAGAAGatgtgttctgttttgtttctatgGACGTTTGTCAGAAATTGAGGGGAAGAGTCTAGTTCTTTTGACCTCATTGAGGAAGCCTTTTTTGGGTCTCCTTTATCATATAAGATGGATGTTCAGAACAAGTGAGGTCAGATGGATCCACAGGAACTTAATGCTGTCCATCCGCTCCAACTCTTCTGCGTCAATGAAGAGTGGAGTGTGTTCCATCCTCCTGGATCTCCTGTTGTCCATAAGGACTTCTTTGGTCTTGCTGGGGTTTAGGACAAGGTTGTTGTCAGAAAACGATCCTGTCAGGTTGAATCTCCTACCTGTAGCGAGTCTGATCATCGTCTGACAAGTGATCCACTACAAATGGTGTCATTTGCAAACAACCATCTTTGTTGAATGAATTTTGGCTATTAGAATAATCGACTTGCAAGACTATTGGTACAGGAGTTTTAACTTTTACACTGACATGAAATCGACATTCTGGTACAATTTGAAAGGTCATCTAAACAAAATATGACATATTTCTACTAAGGCTCTCAACCAGCTGACGTTGCATTTAGTCAAAAAGCTCAGTGCTCTGCCATTTATTCGGGATGTACTGAATTCTGATGCGAAGCAAAATAGTGGTATGACATAATACTCTGTAAGCGAAAacgtttttgtgtgtgaaaaaaaaattatgggtTTAGCTCATTTATTTAAAGCACTGTAATTTCATTGCATTTGTAACACTGCAATAGAAGttcaaatgttataaaatggCTTAATTTCTTTCTtaggttaaaaaaggttttattatatttattgattgatatCATGTTAAACCTGCcggaaatttcatttaaaaagaaatccggAACCTTTGCTTCCTACTCGCGTTTCTAGTACGAAATGTTTTGTAGTAACACACCGTCCATGGCTCTCTTGTGAAAatcgtttgttttgttttgtttacagtttttatgGCTGTTTGAGAATCATTTTGGTAAGTCGTTGCATGTTCCATAAatgctgagaaaaacaaagagtttACTTAAATGTATTCCGCAATCATCTATTAAGGATTTAATTTAGTGCTTCTGTGTCAGTGATAACAGATATTCACTGACTCCTAGTGTCCTCGGTCCTGACTTAACCAAAGTTTAAGTTAGCTAAGTTAGCTAAATGTAAGAATTTCTCTAGTTAATTTGGGATAGAATTGACCAGAATAATTATTTCTGGCAacgttttctttaaatgtgagAAAGCATGAAGGACAAAATTAACATCCTATCGCATTTAGTCTCTATCAATGGAAAACAACATGTGCAGGTCCTAACATTCAGTGATAAAGAAGTACTATCCTGATCAAAATCCAAAGAAAGACCGgttaaaaatgcatgaatgttCATTTAGTACAGCTGGATCTTAACAAGGTTCCAAGTAGAGCTTCGAGAAATGCAAAACGAAGAAAGTGgataaagagaacaaatgttttAAGCTGCCAGTGTATtgaaaatagtaaaacaaatgaaGGTGAATTTGTACAAGCATGTTAAACTAACTTAAATCAGTGTGGATTGCATCAAATGCCTGTCACTACAGCAAAAGTCAAACATAACTtcacttttttcttgtagatATTCTTATTTATAGagtttgttttgatgtttgCAGCCCTCTCACTGATATACTTCCTTTTGTAAAGTCGAGTCCTAAGGATTCGACTTTCCTCAAGCTTTTCCCAAGATACCACTGAGAGAAAACATATAAAGTGTGCTATTTGAGATTTTTGGCATAAAAAAATTCCAGTATTTTCTCATGTAACAATTTCAtgttaaataattaattattatcCCCCTTTACATCAGATCCAATGTCTGATAAGCGTCAACGTGCACGAGTCCAGGGCTCCTGGGCCAAACAATCCCCCAAACCCTCCGGTCAAACAGGTAATTGAAGCTGGAAATGACAATGTCAGAGGTTCAACTTCTCATGATTCTCCcctaaaaagtcattttaaacgTGCAAGTCGCATTATTTCACTGGAtctgactgtatgtgagaaatTTCTCCTTTACAGGTATTGCCCTAAAGAACAATCAGTCCGTTAATGCTGCTGCAACCGTTGGCTCTTGGGGATTTGATAATGAGAAAACGCCTAAAGCTTTTGAGTTTCATCAGCCTACTAAGGTAACTACCTTAATGTTTAATTACAAGAACATCTTTTTGAGCTGCTTCAAAATTATGTCTGTTTCCTTCTTTGCAGCCAGTTAGAGAAGTTCCTCCAGAGAGAGTGATAGAGTAAGTAAAGCACTGATACTtgactttatttaaatgattaCTTATGTGCAGCATCTGTAGTTTAAGTCCACATAACAGAACAAAAACTTCCTTTTAACAGACAGGCTGGTGAATATGATATCAGCTACGGGCCATCAGGAGTGTCTCGGTAAGTACTATTTAGTTTGGAATAAATATAACACATCGAgcattgttagtttttttttttatcattaatttAATTGCAGAGCACTAAACCTGTATTTTTGTATCTTTGTTGCTGAGCTTTTAGTCAGTAGATGGCAGCAGCACATTTCTGCAAATTTCACGTCACTAACTTTAATGCTGTTCCCTGATAGATTCTTTCAAATTTAGCTCTAATCATTattcccatccatccatttccttAACTGGCTTTATGCCTTCCGGGGTTACAGTCTAGCCTGGCTCCTGTTGGGTAAAGGCGGGGTACAcactggacaggtcgccagcctgtcgCAAGGCCACATAAGCGCACACCCACACCTACGGACACTTCAGCTCCTTcaatctatgaagcatgtttttggactgtggcagAAGGCCCACGCATgaatggagaacatgcaaacttcacatgCAAAGGTCCCAACTGGAATTTGAACCCTGACCCTCTTGGTATGAGGGGAAAGTGCTAACCGCTGCTCCACTGTGCGTTTTACGTTTTACTCTTGAATTTTTGATCTAAACCAAAATATTTCATGTTATAGAAACTCATTCAGATTAATTACTGTTAGCAaagttgttctgttttttaggCAATAAAAAGATAGTATGTTCAAATTAAATATAATGTTAAGCTTTCATCTCGATACAAACTAGCTCTCAGCTCTGTAACATGAAAATTTACAACTCTGTTCAGGAGTGGCAAGAAAGATTTCCTCTCCTACTATAAACAATCCAACTGCTGCTGAGAACCAGTAAAATACATTCATCtggatttctttcatttttgtgtgtttacataaaaaagacaataagTGCAAATTTATCACAAACAGACTATAGTTTGcattgagggtttttttcttcagactTTGGTTATGTAAAAAGCATAAAGACGGGACACATCCATCCTGGGTTTTGAATGACCGTTTCCTTGTTTTTGTCATGCAGATTACGTCTGCTGCCTGGGTTTCTTTCCACAGAAGAGGCCGACTGGATGTTCAGTAAGCTGCTAGCAGAGCTTCCGTGGTCTCAGAAGACCAACTACAGAGAGGGTGAGCACAGTAACCACTGAACACAGACTGAATGGTGAGCTAAAAACGGaagtttctttttgctttttttatttaatttcttcatATTTCAAACATGGTTATTGTACACTGTGGtataagaaaatttaaaatcatagtttttctgattttttttttttcagtttagaaGTCAGTACTTCATTTGTTCTGTGAACTGAAAATCACCTAAACAACACCAAAATGTTCATATCTGCATTATAAAAACTATAGAAATGGTCtatgtttataaataaaacaaatagtaTGCTGTGCTCATGGTAAGATCAAGCTACAATTCTGCCTTCTGTCAGCTGTGTGTGATTCTGTGATAGCACCATGGTAGTCTGATGATGTAGGCGAGCCGGACTATTTCTAAACACTCCTCGCAAAGAAGGGTTGTGTCATTCCTGCTCCATCATTCTTTATGAACAAAGTTCTGTGGTGCTGGACTAAAGAAAGATCCGTGGAGGAGAAGAACAATTGACTGAAGCACCCAAATGTCACCTTTCCTGCCCAGCTTAACAAATCACTCTTCATACAGTgactcatttttttcctctaccATGCTGTTTTCCTATTATAAACCTCTTGTCATGGAAAAAGTTAGTCTTTTGAGAACAGactgcacatttttaaacacatgaGTCCCACAAGACCAGAATACTTTAGTCCCATTATAAATGATGACAGATCAAGtactttgttttggttttctatGTGACCCTGTACCAGAGGACTGGCCAAAACACACTAATGGAGGAGAATTGGTTCTTGGAAGAGATCAGGTTGTTGGCAAGAAAAGAGACAGACACCCAAAGAGAAAAGCAGACAGAGAGATATTAGATGTAGGTGTTTGCCTTACTGATTGTTTGGAAATAAAGTCCTGCGACAAACCTGATTATTGTCTGATTATTGCAAAGGacaagatgaaaaacaaatgtagaaaTGTTCTGCTCTTCCCAAACAGGCCTTAAGTTACAAATACAATAAAGATTGATGTGATCTCTCTTTCGGACACAGAcgtgtcaacaaaaaaaaaaactttccaacataaatgaaacaaaggCAATAAGACAGtcaaaaaaagcaccaaaagaATATTTGATTTAAGTTTTTATGAACAAAAAGCAACTGGTTTTAGTTGCTGATTTTAAACATGATTTTACATATTTGTTtccaaaaataataatgaataacCACCAATAAAATTTAATgttcttttgtattttagtccgtttttggatgttttactattctgtttatttaaaactggaatagttcagttcaatttttttctttaccataGGTGAGGCATATGAGGAGCCCAGATTGACCTGTTGGTACGGAGAGTTGCCATATACCTACGGTCGTTCCACTATGCCCTCCAACTCACAAGTAAGAATCCTGggttataagaaaaaaataaaaaacattttaacacagTGTTTACCTTCATACTGACATTTCATTTCTGTGTAGTTAAAGGGCCGATACCATGCTGCTTTTGAGCCtctcagagtaaactatatccatttATATGATaaaatattacctttggcacactaaagaatcattttttaatgaattattaGTTCTTTTACTGAGCTCATTTTCCAATCcggaagtaagatgactcgaACTCTGAGGCACCGCTCTGTgttggtgccgcccatttcatgacatcatcccaGAGTCGGTCTCGgtagcgtgtctgcgtttcacccacaaaaacaaacaacatctgaacttttacaTAGATGAATGAGAatattgtgcatagaaaaggaaCCCGTTTAGCCAATCACCGCTAGCTTAGTggaggaagtgtgtgtgtgtgtgttagcccgGGAGTGGTGCTGGCaacacagactcttcctggaaggggctgttcttcacttttcGACGTCACAATATGATAAACCCCTCGTTTTCATGGTttaggaggggctggtgctcagagagcaggtttttataggaatactcagaaatgtgtgaatggatcaaaatactactttggggttgttgttttttttgtgcgaaattaacattataatacacctaaaagctcaaaaagtttatttagaGGCCCTTTAAATCCCTCCTTTGTTAACACTTTACAGAcactttttttgtcctgtttttctttgcagTGGCACCCAGTGTTGGAAACCCTCCGCGCAGCAGTGGAGCAGGCGACTGGATGCTCGTTTAACTCTTTATTATGTAACTTGTATCGCGATGGGCATGACAGCATTGGCTGGCACAGTGATGACGAGGCCTCCCTAGGTGCCAAACCAACCAttgcctctctcagcctgggaGACAGCAGAGTGTTCAGCCTCCGCAAGCAGCCTCCACCGGTGAGATTGGAGTGGTTACAGATTAGCATGGCTTCAGATAAAGagtctttaaaactttaaagtcccattccaatcaatagtctttcaattatgattaccGGTGTGCCATTTTTaggtcattttctaggacatagtttctgcagagcgacagtacttcattagaaatccacctcaaagttgtgggtgggaacgTTGGTGCcaagcaaccctgccccccctTCCCTTTACCGTTGTTGGgtgctctctgtttacacactctccctcAACTTAATGCACTTCacaaccccagcctaacattagcggtggaGCAAAACTACCGAGCAATATAGGAGCTATCCTccgtacaattttgagccagatgacgATAATAGTTTGCACTTAagaactacaagctttttcaaacagcttcttttttttttcttctgttccttATTCAACACAATTTGAacaaatagtcagaaatgcaatgttaatcctatttttcctccatcattagaaaaatgctgcaagaacatttgaaaaacaccaaaaacactattcttattggagcgggtctttaaatagTTAGATCAATTTTGGCAAATATTTACAAGTCACTGTTTAATGAATATTACAGAAGTTGAAATGAAGTAGGGTGATATGTCATTTCCAGTCTCGAGGCTCATTGGGGTAGACCTTTAAAGacaaacctttttatttagaaattaaagatgcatttgacaaataaattaatactTTAACCTCTCAGGGGGTGTGAGTCTGACAGGTATAATTTACCTGTAATTTCCAACCATCACAACACCTCTTTTTCTATGGTGTAGGCAGCCTACAACTACTAGTGCTTTTTATACATTCAACCACACCTGCACACCAGTAACTAGAGGAAGTGCTGGAAAGAGCCtcacacactgacacatttaCTGTGTGAAATCTTGTTGTAatcttattttcttgttttttcttagtAGTGGCATCTTGTTGAACACATGAAACtgtaaaacttgaaaataaaaaacctgggATTTAAAAACCCAACCAACTCGGTTTCAAGTTACTCACTTTAGTCTTGGTGACAGGATAGCATTCCATCTTTTTAATGAAGAGATGTTCTTGCATGTGTGggcatgcatgcatgcagagAGATTGATTGTTTTCATCTGTGGGTATTTGTTAGGAGGAGAATGGTGACTACACCTATGTGGAACGGATTCGGGTGCCTTTAACTCATGGGGCTCTTCTGCTGATGGAAGGAGCCACGCAAGATGATTGGCAGGTGTGCTTATCTTTTTATAagattgttgatgttttttgtttttaaaatgactgtatttttatttctataattgtgttttttatattaaatatcCTAAAATGcagcacagcttttttttttttctattttgtattGAGTATAATCCTTTTCACATTTACACTATTGCACAGTCACACCTGCACGCTGCTTGTGGCCACTAAGCAGCTTCATTCCAGCAATCGGAGTTCAGGGCCTTGCTCAAAGGCACCAcaaagagtaaaacaaacacTATTGCCCATCCGTCCCCTTTAGATCTGCTGGTCCAGAGATTCAGTCACCCTCCAGGCAGATGTTTACATCTTTAACAATTACCCCACCATTAccgttctttttgtttttattttttgtcttgggGTCGTGGTGCTTTATATTAAAGGTAATGAAGGACAACAGTTCATAGCATTTTGTGATCCTCCGAGAGAAAAAGACTCACCATCAGATTAAATCActggttctcaaagtttttgtagtGTAGGGGCCAAATTAGGAACTCAACATTAGAgtgggggccaattttggtggGGAAAAAGAAGGATATACAGAaaaactttaatgaccaagtgtcatttgtacaatTAACCAGGCCCccccagatgttttcccagttgcgGTCATAGGTTGctgcccagatcttctactcgtctagtatttgtatcatttgacagacttacTTCTTCAATCTTCAagctggacaaacaatgtcagctactttcagcatatATTGGCTTTACAAATTCCCCCTTACTTAACGGCTTGCTATGCCGGACCATTTTCAAAGCCACAACATAGTTAGCTTCTgccacagcttcactggatttacccatttttgtaaacatctggtGTGCAGCAATAGCCTAGTTGGAGTTGTTGGAGCTTATTTTTGAGCTTCTCGTCGGTAAATTTGtgatagtttttatgatttgtaacatagtgacgatttatattgaattctttgagcactgtATTTACCTGCTTGTAATaaggcacatgactttatccagcccatgatgtacgacaaagtaagcatttgtccacttagcttgaaagcaCCTTTTCTCCTCGCCATCACAACGTTTTATtctcaaaggaacctgctctgccCATCTCTCTGAATCCCACTCTGGCTCAATTTTTCTACTTCTGTCGTCACGATCCTTCCTTTCGCAGAGGCattgacatagaaaatgttGTGGTAAAATTAATACACTGTACTGTTGACACCCGCGTgtaattacctttttttcctACAGATGTTGccagaaaccaaaaaacaatatttt encodes:
- the alkbh3 gene encoding alpha-ketoglutarate-dependent dioxygenase alkB homolog 3, producing the protein MSDKRQRARVQGSWAKQSPKPSGQTGIALKNNQSVNAAATVGSWGFDNEKTPKAFEFHQPTKPVREVPPERVIEQAGEYDISYGPSGVSRLRLLPGFLSTEEADWMFSKLLAELPWSQKTNYREGEAYEEPRLTCWYGELPYTYGRSTMPSNSQWHPVLETLRAAVEQATGCSFNSLLCNLYRDGHDSIGWHSDDEASLGAKPTIASLSLGDSRVFSLRKQPPPEENGDYTYVERIRVPLTHGALLLMEGATQDDWQHRVAKEYHDRGPRINLTFRTIYPEPEGHRPGTKMRFTEKKT